In one Sphingobacterium daejeonense genomic region, the following are encoded:
- a CDS encoding NAD(P)H-hydrate epimerase codes for MPIVVVCGKGNNGGDGLAIARQLRESGYDVEVRLLYADQYSPDNLLNQEKLDDIKFFGLKDDLDFPIEGFLIDCLFGYGLNTALGEEWTSVYLANE; via the coding sequence TTGCCTATTGTAGTGGTATGTGGCAAAGGGAATAATGGTGGTGATGGATTGGCTATTGCGAGGCAATTGCGAGAATCTGGTTATGATGTAGAAGTAAGGTTATTGTATGCGGATCAATATTCCCCGGACAACCTTTTAAATCAAGAAAAGCTCGATGATATCAAATTCTTTGGGTTAAAGGATGATCTTGATTTTCCGATCGAAGGATTTTTAATTGATTGTCTATTCGGCTATGGATTGAATACAGCATTAGGAGAGGAATGGACATCTGTTTATCTCGCAAATGAATGA
- a CDS encoding homoserine O-acetyltransferase family protein codes for MSLRTFGYNQDFELESGKKLANLQIAFHTYGNLNEDKSNVIWVCHALTANSDVFDWWPGLFGENELFNDKDYYIVCANVLGSHYGTTNPLSTNPETNLPYYTDFPQFTIRDIVHAHQLLANHLGINEINTLIGGSLGGQQALEWTVSKTIKIHNLIAIGTNAFFSPWGIAFNESQRLAIEADSSFFEKKPDAGLKGLKAARSMALLSYRTYNAYGTTQVESDHDKTDAYKASSYQSYQGDKLVNRFNAFSYWYLTKAMDSHHLGRGRGQVEQVLNSIEGVNTLIIGIPSDVLFPPSEQEFIAKNIPNAEYYELHSFFGHDGFLIETKTLTQVIGNFLEKNNTKAENQLNLI; via the coding sequence ATGAGTTTAAGAACTTTCGGATATAACCAAGATTTCGAATTAGAAAGTGGCAAAAAACTGGCAAATCTTCAAATTGCGTTTCATACTTATGGAAACCTGAATGAAGACAAATCCAATGTGATATGGGTTTGCCATGCATTGACTGCTAATTCGGATGTGTTTGATTGGTGGCCTGGATTATTTGGTGAAAACGAATTATTCAATGATAAAGACTATTATATAGTTTGTGCTAATGTTTTGGGCTCGCATTATGGGACTACGAATCCCCTATCGACAAACCCGGAGACTAATTTGCCCTATTATACGGATTTTCCTCAATTTACCATACGTGATATCGTACATGCACATCAACTATTAGCGAATCATCTAGGAATCAACGAGATTAACACATTAATAGGAGGTTCCTTAGGAGGACAGCAAGCCTTGGAATGGACAGTTTCAAAAACAATCAAAATCCATAACCTAATTGCAATTGGCACAAATGCTTTCTTTTCGCCATGGGGTATTGCTTTTAATGAGAGCCAAAGGCTTGCTATTGAAGCAGACTCGTCGTTCTTTGAGAAAAAACCTGATGCAGGACTCAAAGGATTAAAAGCCGCCAGAAGTATGGCCCTACTCTCTTATAGGACCTATAATGCGTATGGTACTACCCAAGTGGAATCTGACCATGATAAAACCGATGCATATAAAGCATCGTCTTATCAATCATACCAAGGAGACAAGCTTGTCAATAGGTTCAATGCATTTTCTTATTGGTATCTCACCAAAGCAATGGATAGCCATCACTTAGGTCGTGGAAGAGGTCAGGTCGAACAAGTCCTTAACAGCATTGAAGGTGTAAATACGCTTATCATTGGAATTCCTTCGGATGTGCTGTTTCCACCGTCGGAACAAGAATTTATCGCCAAAAACATCCCTAACGCCGAATATTATGAATTACATTCATTCTTTGGCCATGACGGATTTTTAATCGAAACAAAAACACTAACTCAAGTAATCGGTAATTTCCTTGAGAAAAATAATACAAAAGCAGAAAATCAACTTAATTTAATTTAA
- a CDS encoding LPXTG cell wall anchor domain-containing protein → MPVSIGLFAEDRTNASTGEGSALPYIIIGIIVLTVAFYMLYSRQKRKFND, encoded by the coding sequence ATGCCAGTATCTATTGGCTTGTTCGCAGAGGACAGGACCAACGCTAGCACTGGTGAGGGATCTGCATTACCGTATATCATTATCGGAATTATTGTTTTGACTGTTGCATTTTATATGCTATATAGCCGTCAAAAAAGAAAGTTTAACGATTAA
- a CDS encoding O-acetylhomoserine aminocarboxypropyltransferase/cysteine synthase family protein: MADNKNLKFETLQVHAGQEVDPTTGSRALPIYQTSSYVFENAEHGANLFALKQFGNIYTRIMNPTTDVFEKRIAALEGGVAAVAVASGQAAQFIALTNILEAGENFVSGSNLYGGTYNQFKVSFKRLGIEARFAEDTDADKIEALIDDKTKAIYVETIGNPSYNIPDFERIASVAKKHDLPLIVDNTFGAGGYLFKPLEHGANVVVESATKWIGGHGTSIGGVIIDGGNYNWGNGKFKQFSEPSEGYHGLVFSDVFGEGGPFGNIQFAIRARVEGLRDFGPALSPFNSFLLVQGLETLSLRVQRHVDNTLEIAQWLDSHPQVEHVSYPGLKNHPYHQNAQKYLKNGYGAVLSFTIKGGVEKANEFIDALELISHLANVGDAKSLIIHPAATTHQQLSAEDQKKAGVAPGQLRLSVGIEHIEDIKADLAQAFDKIK, encoded by the coding sequence ATGGCAGATAATAAAAACCTAAAATTTGAAACTTTACAAGTACATGCAGGGCAAGAAGTAGATCCTACTACTGGTTCCAGAGCATTGCCTATATATCAAACTTCTTCTTATGTATTCGAAAATGCAGAACACGGTGCCAACCTTTTTGCATTGAAACAATTCGGTAATATCTATACCAGGATTATGAATCCTACTACTGATGTTTTCGAAAAACGTATAGCAGCATTAGAAGGCGGTGTAGCAGCAGTTGCTGTAGCTTCAGGTCAAGCAGCACAATTTATCGCTTTGACAAACATCCTGGAAGCAGGTGAGAATTTTGTGTCTGGTTCTAACCTTTATGGTGGTACTTATAACCAATTCAAAGTGTCCTTTAAAAGATTGGGTATCGAAGCAAGATTTGCTGAAGATACAGATGCAGATAAGATCGAAGCTTTGATAGATGACAAAACAAAAGCTATCTATGTAGAAACTATCGGCAATCCAAGCTATAATATTCCAGATTTCGAACGCATAGCTTCAGTAGCAAAGAAGCATGACCTTCCATTGATCGTTGACAATACCTTCGGTGCTGGCGGTTATTTGTTCAAGCCTTTAGAGCATGGCGCAAATGTAGTTGTTGAATCAGCAACTAAATGGATTGGTGGACATGGAACAAGCATTGGTGGTGTAATCATTGATGGTGGTAACTATAATTGGGGCAATGGAAAATTCAAGCAATTTTCTGAACCATCGGAAGGATACCATGGTTTGGTATTTTCAGATGTATTTGGAGAAGGTGGACCATTTGGTAACATTCAATTTGCCATCCGTGCAAGAGTTGAAGGATTAAGAGATTTTGGCCCTGCCCTATCCCCTTTCAATTCTTTCTTGTTAGTTCAAGGATTAGAAACATTATCATTACGTGTACAACGTCACGTTGACAACACGCTAGAGATAGCTCAATGGTTAGATTCGCATCCACAAGTAGAACATGTAAGCTATCCGGGTTTAAAAAACCACCCATACCATCAAAACGCACAGAAATATCTAAAAAATGGATATGGGGCCGTGCTTTCATTTACCATTAAAGGTGGCGTGGAAAAAGCCAATGAATTTATTGATGCATTAGAATTGATCAGCCATTTGGCAAATGTTGGAGATGCTAAGTCATTGATTATCCATCCAGCAGCAACTACTCACCAACAGTTGAGTGCTGAAGATCAGAAAAAAGCAGGTGTAGCACCAGGTCAATTAAGACTCTCAGTAGGTATTGAACACATTGAAGATATAAAAGCGGATTTAGCACAAGCATTTGACAAAATCAAATAA
- a CDS encoding NAD(P)H-dependent oxidoreductase — translation MKTLIVVIHPDFNNSVINKKWVESLQKYPDKFYIHLLHQVYPNENIDIKAEQKLIEQYEKIVFQFPFYWFNCPPLFKKWLDNVLTYNWAYGSKSGYQLEGKKIALAISVGIEENEFGSTERY, via the coding sequence ATGAAAACATTAATAGTTGTAATTCACCCTGATTTTAATAATTCGGTAATAAATAAAAAATGGGTAGAATCATTGCAGAAATATCCTGATAAATTTTACATTCATTTGTTGCATCAAGTATATCCAAACGAAAATATAGATATCAAGGCGGAGCAAAAATTGATAGAACAATATGAAAAAATTGTTTTCCAATTTCCTTTTTATTGGTTTAATTGTCCCCCTTTGTTTAAAAAATGGTTGGATAATGTTTTGACTTATAACTGGGCTTACGGAAGCAAGAGTGGATACCAGTTAGAAGGCAAGAAAATTGCATTAGCAATTTCTGTAGGAATAGAAGAAAATGAGTTTGGGTCTACAGAAAGATATTAA
- a CDS encoding NAD(P)H-hydrate dehydratase, with translation MGAVLMSSKAALRSGCGLITAYIPRCGYNILQIGFPEAMVMLDSGEEEIKDFNIGFDYSAYGVGIGMGKDEETSRGFGIWLQSLDENTKLLLDADALNILSENEQLLKFLPKNSILTPHPKELSRLIGEWENDLDKLNKAKDFTREYQVVLVIKGANTAVINPNGEIFFNSTGNAGMATGGTGDVLTGVITSLLGQGYDALDAAVLGVFIHGAAGDYAKGWVGEISLIAGDLIDYLPSAFMDLEKLN, from the coding sequence ATGGGTGCTGTATTGATGTCTTCAAAAGCTGCCCTTCGGTCTGGCTGTGGGTTGATAACGGCATACATTCCTAGGTGTGGATATAATATTCTTCAGATTGGATTCCCTGAAGCTATGGTCATGTTGGACAGTGGCGAAGAAGAAATCAAGGATTTCAACATAGGTTTTGATTATTCAGCTTATGGTGTTGGAATAGGCATGGGTAAGGATGAAGAAACCTCTCGTGGATTTGGCATTTGGCTGCAAAGTTTGGACGAAAACACCAAATTACTGCTCGATGCTGATGCATTAAATATTCTTTCAGAAAACGAACAATTATTAAAATTTCTACCTAAAAATTCAATTCTCACACCACACCCCAAGGAATTGAGTCGCTTGATTGGTGAGTGGGAAAATGATTTAGATAAATTGAATAAGGCAAAAGATTTTACCAGAGAATATCAGGTGGTTTTAGTGATCAAGGGAGCAAATACTGCTGTCATAAATCCTAATGGTGAAATATTTTTCAATTCTACAGGTAATGCGGGGATGGCAACAGGAGGGACCGGTGATGTGTTGACAGGTGTAATTACAAGTCTATTGGGACAAGGCTATGATGCTTTAGACGCTGCGGTGTTGGGCGTATTTATCCATGGAGCAGCAGGTGATTATGCTAAAGGGTGGGTTGGTGAAATAAGTTTAATCGCCGGTGACTTAATCGATTACTTACCATCTGCATTTATGGATCTGGAAAAATTGAACTAA
- a CDS encoding Gfo/Idh/MocA family oxidoreductase, with translation MKKLKVGLIGFSIGGHVFHAPFIAENPDLELYKVTARKPEQQQMLAERYPEAIGVMSAEDIINDPEVDIVAIATSNDVHFSFAKAALEAGKHVIVEKPFTNYSAEADELITLAKEKNLVLSVHHNARFHSDFKTVKKVIESGRLGRVVNYEARYDRFRNFLRAGAWREENLPGSGIHYDLGAHLIDQALLVFGKPLAVFADLRIQRDGAKTIDDFEFILSYPGLKVSLKGQMLAKISTARYAVYGMNGCFVKWGVDPQEALLRDGVRPSQHLDWGKEDPAYQGTIAVLENGNDVEEKIESEWGQVKISIKT, from the coding sequence ATGAAGAAACTAAAAGTTGGATTGATAGGATTTTCTATTGGGGGACATGTTTTTCATGCTCCTTTTATTGCTGAAAATCCAGATTTGGAATTGTATAAAGTTACGGCTAGGAAACCTGAGCAACAGCAAATGTTGGCAGAGCGATATCCTGAGGCAATAGGGGTGATGTCTGCGGAAGATATCATTAATGATCCTGAAGTGGATATCGTTGCTATTGCTACTTCAAATGATGTACATTTCAGTTTTGCAAAAGCGGCGTTGGAAGCAGGCAAGCATGTTATTGTGGAAAAACCATTTACCAACTATAGCGCTGAGGCTGATGAATTAATAACATTGGCCAAAGAGAAAAATTTAGTGCTTTCAGTTCATCACAATGCAAGATTTCATTCTGATTTCAAGACTGTCAAAAAGGTGATCGAATCAGGACGATTGGGTCGTGTGGTCAATTATGAAGCTAGATATGACCGTTTTCGGAACTTTTTGAGAGCAGGGGCATGGAGAGAAGAAAACTTGCCAGGATCTGGAATCCATTATGACTTGGGTGCTCATTTAATTGATCAGGCATTATTAGTTTTTGGAAAGCCACTTGCTGTTTTTGCTGATTTAAGAATTCAGCGCGATGGAGCTAAAACGATAGATGATTTTGAGTTCATCCTTTCTTATCCTGGTCTTAAAGTTTCTTTAAAAGGTCAGATGTTGGCAAAAATTTCAACTGCGAGATATGCTGTTTATGGTATGAATGGATGTTTTGTTAAATGGGGGGTTGATCCTCAGGAAGCACTTTTGAGAGATGGGGTTCGACCTTCACAACATTTAGATTGGGGAAAGGAAGATCCTGCCTATCAAGGGACTATTGCTGTTTTGGAAAATGGCAATGATGTCGAAGAAAAAATTGAAAGTGAATGGGGACAGGTCAAGATTTCTATAAAAACATAG
- a CDS encoding FUSC family protein, translated as MDPSSKSTRFIKRVVASPLLIYIIRCLIGFVIGYLLYRSYKEFELFWALLSIILVISPEEQDSKRLSIERFKSNFVGSVVAMGCVWLLPKSIYSVMVGIVVTIFLCWGFKILNMARVAIVALLIIMIEPHHSQLNYTPIYRALSTGLGCIIGLTIVIVSSGLINFLRDKYKIFSDPT; from the coding sequence ATGGACCCCAGCAGTAAATCAACGAGGTTTATAAAACGTGTCGTTGCCTCGCCTTTATTAATATATATTATTCGATGCCTTATTGGTTTTGTAATTGGGTATTTATTGTATCGCAGTTATAAAGAGTTCGAATTGTTTTGGGCATTGTTATCTATAATCCTAGTGATATCACCGGAGGAGCAGGACTCTAAAAGGCTTTCCATTGAACGGTTTAAATCCAATTTTGTAGGTTCCGTTGTCGCGATGGGATGTGTTTGGTTATTGCCAAAATCAATTTATTCCGTCATGGTAGGGATCGTGGTCACCATTTTTTTATGTTGGGGTTTTAAGATTTTGAATATGGCTAGGGTAGCCATTGTCGCACTTTTGATCATTATGATTGAGCCGCATCATTCCCAATTGAATTATACGCCAATCTATAGGGCTTTATCGACAGGACTGGGTTGTATAATAGGACTTACGATAGTGATAGTCAGTTCTGGACTTATTAATTTTCTGAGAGATAAATATAAAATATTCTCTGATCCTACTTAA
- a CDS encoding NAD(P)H-hydrate epimerase, protein MNDFQGVVVSIDMPSGLMLESTGKFEDNIVRATKVYTFQCPKLSLLLPDNAVFVGDFEILDIGLNENSILEQQTEYKYVESEMLDILVRSRSRFSHKGTYGHIALIGGSLAKWVLY, encoded by the coding sequence ATGAATGATTTTCAAGGTGTAGTAGTGTCTATTGATATGCCTTCTGGTTTGATGTTGGAATCTACCGGTAAATTTGAAGATAACATCGTAAGAGCAACCAAGGTATATACCTTTCAATGTCCTAAACTGTCATTATTACTGCCTGATAACGCAGTTTTTGTTGGTGATTTCGAGATTCTGGATATTGGATTAAACGAGAATTCGATATTGGAGCAGCAAACTGAATATAAATACGTGGAGTCTGAGATGTTAGATATTCTTGTTCGTTCGCGTTCTAGGTTTTCACACAAAGGCACCTATGGTCATATTGCGTTAATTGGGGGTAGTTTGGCAAAATGGGTGCTGTATTGA
- a CDS encoding MBL fold metallo-hydrolase gives MSHNYTVDQMPDIDILVLTHDHWDHLDYPTIKKLKDRVKDVVTGIGVGAHLEKWGYSPEHVHELYWGESLDLDSLKFTATPARHFSGRWLKRNTSLWSSFVVQADSLKLFVGGDSGYGTHFKEIGEKYGPFDLAILENGQYNENWQYIHLMPEEAITAATDLQTKMLIPVHNSKFPLANHAWDEPMIRITKEAKSKNFPIWTPKMGQIIKLDSDNETKYWWEGIE, from the coding sequence ATGAGCCATAATTACACGGTAGATCAAATGCCTGACATCGATATCTTGGTTCTTACCCATGACCATTGGGATCACCTTGATTATCCGACGATCAAAAAATTGAAAGATCGTGTCAAAGACGTTGTTACCGGAATAGGTGTTGGAGCGCATTTAGAGAAATGGGGATATTCACCTGAACATGTGCATGAATTATATTGGGGCGAAAGCCTGGACTTGGATAGTTTGAAATTTACGGCAACTCCAGCAAGACATTTTTCAGGGAGATGGTTGAAGAGAAACACGAGCTTGTGGTCATCATTCGTCGTGCAGGCAGATTCATTAAAACTGTTTGTTGGTGGAGACTCCGGTTATGGTACCCATTTTAAGGAAATAGGTGAAAAATATGGACCTTTCGATTTAGCCATCCTCGAGAATGGCCAATACAATGAGAATTGGCAATACATCCATTTGATGCCTGAAGAAGCAATAACCGCTGCTACAGACCTACAAACCAAAATGCTAATACCTGTTCATAACTCAAAGTTCCCATTAGCAAATCATGCCTGGGATGAACCGATGATCAGGATCACAAAAGAAGCCAAAAGCAAAAACTTCCCTATCTGGACTCCAAAAATGGGTCAGATCATCAAACTAGATTCCGATAATGAAACTAAATACTGGTGGGAAGGAATTGAATAA
- a CDS encoding M3 family metallopeptidase: MNILNKAFETNYNTAPFSKISNEDYIPAFQEAIADTKKEIEDIVGNDQAASFENTIEALSFSGLQLDRISNIFFNLHSAETNDEIEKMAVQIAPMLAELSSDITLNYNLFLRIKEIYDQKDNLTLSPEQDTLLTKYYRDFVRNGALLADDKKKELREIDQEMSVLKLNFAEHVLAETNAYRLHITEKANLDGLPENVVEAAHELAKEEGKEGWIFTLDYPSYIPFMTYASNRELRKELAIAAGKKAFQDNENNNEEVVLKMANLRHKRAKLLGYDSHAHFKLEERMAQDPKTVNSFLNDLLSKGKPAAIREFDELSKYAKEKDGIDHLEKWDASYYSEKLKQEKFNLDDEKLRSYFKLENVLNGVFEIAHRLYGLNFKEIHNIDKYHPEVQTFEVSNESGELVAIFYADFFPRKGKRNGAWMTSYKSQYEKDGHNERPHISIVCNFTRPTATKPSLLTFNEVTTLFHEFGHALHGMLADTVYPTLSGTSVYWDFVELPSQVMENWCYEEDALKLFAKHYETGETIPMEYIAKIKESASFLEGLATVRQLSFGLLDMGWHGQDPSAINNVKEFENEQFKSTQIYPDVKENVMSTSFSHIFDGGYSSGYYSYKWAEVLDADAFDYFKQEGIFSKEVAKKFKDNILSKGGTEHPMKLYKQFRGHEPSVDPLLKRAGLI; this comes from the coding sequence ATGAATATCTTAAATAAAGCTTTCGAAACAAATTATAATACTGCTCCATTTTCTAAAATCAGTAACGAGGATTATATCCCAGCCTTTCAAGAAGCAATTGCTGATACCAAAAAAGAAATTGAGGATATTGTCGGTAACGATCAAGCAGCTTCTTTTGAAAATACAATTGAAGCCCTATCTTTTTCCGGCCTACAATTAGACCGTATTTCAAATATATTTTTCAATCTTCATTCTGCTGAAACAAATGACGAAATAGAAAAAATGGCGGTCCAGATTGCTCCTATGCTGGCAGAGTTAAGTTCAGATATCACCCTTAATTATAATCTGTTCCTAAGGATCAAAGAAATCTATGATCAGAAGGATAACTTGACCCTATCTCCAGAACAAGATACGCTGCTTACCAAATACTACAGGGATTTTGTTCGTAATGGAGCTTTACTTGCAGACGACAAAAAGAAAGAACTCCGTGAAATTGATCAGGAAATGTCAGTCTTGAAATTGAATTTTGCAGAACACGTATTAGCAGAGACGAATGCTTATCGTCTGCACATTACAGAAAAAGCAAATTTAGATGGTCTTCCTGAAAATGTGGTGGAGGCTGCACACGAACTAGCAAAAGAAGAAGGAAAGGAAGGCTGGATCTTCACTTTGGATTATCCAAGCTATATCCCTTTTATGACTTATGCCAGCAATCGTGAATTAAGAAAGGAACTGGCTATTGCCGCCGGTAAAAAAGCTTTCCAAGATAATGAAAACAACAATGAAGAAGTCGTTCTCAAAATGGCTAATCTTCGACACAAGCGTGCAAAATTACTAGGATATGATTCACATGCTCATTTTAAATTGGAAGAACGAATGGCTCAAGATCCAAAGACAGTAAATTCGTTTTTGAATGACCTTTTATCAAAAGGAAAACCAGCGGCAATAAGAGAATTTGATGAACTATCAAAGTATGCGAAAGAAAAAGATGGTATTGATCATTTAGAAAAATGGGACGCTAGTTACTATTCTGAAAAACTAAAGCAAGAAAAGTTTAACCTTGATGATGAAAAATTAAGATCCTATTTTAAACTGGAAAATGTTTTAAATGGAGTATTTGAAATTGCTCATAGGCTTTACGGTCTAAATTTCAAGGAAATTCATAACATCGACAAATATCACCCTGAAGTTCAGACATTTGAAGTCAGCAATGAATCTGGTGAACTTGTTGCGATCTTTTATGCAGATTTCTTTCCTAGGAAAGGTAAAAGAAACGGTGCTTGGATGACTTCATATAAATCGCAGTATGAGAAAGATGGTCATAATGAAAGACCACACATTTCAATAGTCTGTAACTTCACGAGACCAACAGCTACAAAGCCATCCCTACTTACATTCAACGAGGTGACTACATTATTCCATGAGTTTGGTCACGCTCTGCATGGGATGTTGGCTGACACCGTATATCCTACCCTATCCGGAACATCAGTTTACTGGGATTTTGTGGAACTTCCAAGTCAGGTGATGGAAAACTGGTGTTATGAAGAAGATGCCTTGAAACTATTTGCAAAGCATTATGAAACTGGGGAAACTATTCCTATGGAATACATTGCCAAAATTAAAGAAAGTGCTTCATTCTTAGAAGGATTGGCAACCGTAAGGCAACTCAGCTTCGGGTTGTTGGACATGGGTTGGCATGGTCAGGACCCCAGCGCCATCAATAATGTGAAAGAATTTGAAAATGAACAGTTCAAAAGCACTCAGATATATCCTGATGTTAAGGAAAATGTGATGTCTACATCCTTTTCTCATATTTTTGATGGCGGATATTCATCGGGTTATTATTCATACAAATGGGCTGAAGTTTTGGATGCCGATGCATTTGATTATTTCAAACAAGAAGGAATCTTCAGCAAGGAAGTTGCAAAGAAGTTCAAAGACAATATTTTATCCAAAGGTGGTACTGAACATCCAATGAAATTGTACAAACAGTTCAGAGGTCATGAACCTTCAGTTGATCCACTATTAAAACGTGCTGGATTGATTTAA
- a CDS encoding ribonuclease H family protein, with translation MIELYTDGASSGNPGPGGYGTILRAIYQGANPEFQGKLIEKEFSGGFRKTTNNRMELLAVIIGLEALKNINQQVTIFSDSKYVIDAIDKKWVYGWMQKGFQGKKNKDLWLRLMNAYKLHKVKLVWVKGHAGHPLNERCDQLAVNASKDKANWKIDSVFEAEMQKGLDI, from the coding sequence ATGATTGAATTATATACAGACGGAGCATCGAGCGGAAATCCAGGGCCAGGTGGATATGGTACCATATTAAGAGCCATTTATCAAGGAGCTAATCCTGAATTTCAAGGAAAATTAATTGAAAAAGAATTCTCAGGTGGATTTAGAAAAACTACCAATAATAGGATGGAACTTTTGGCAGTTATCATAGGCCTTGAAGCCCTAAAGAATATCAATCAACAAGTAACGATATTTTCTGATTCTAAATATGTAATCGATGCTATTGACAAAAAATGGGTTTATGGCTGGATGCAAAAAGGATTTCAAGGAAAAAAGAATAAAGATCTTTGGCTACGACTCATGAATGCCTACAAATTGCATAAAGTAAAATTAGTATGGGTAAAAGGACATGCCGGACATCCCTTAAATGAAAGATGTGATCAGTTGGCGGTAAATGCCTCAAAAGATAAAGCAAATTGGAAAATTGATTCCGTATTTGAAGCAGAGATGCAAAAAGGCTTAGATATTTAA